AATTTTTCGGCATATTGAGGTGTTGTGGCATTTCGCTTAACAGAAAGCATATGATATCTGACATGCGTTGTTGGTTTATTTACTAGGATTTCGTTACTGCAGTTCATTCATAAATTTCTAACTCATTATGGTTTGACTTTTTGAATGAAGGTTAATTTAGGCGACTCCCGCAATCGCTGAAATATGAAAGATGTACATGAAGCTGGTGTGCATGAagtgtgcatgtatatatacGTGGCGTAATAGACATTAGTGTGTTGAATGTGTAAACTCCTATTTTATATCAGGTTGTGAAAGTCTTTATATTCCTTACGGTCAAGTGAACTCTACCGATACGAACGTAGGCACAGTCGTGACAGTCATGTGTAACACAGGCTACATACTCGTCGGTTCTAACCGAAGAGAATGTTTATCTTCTCAAACTTGGAGTGGAAAGTCTGCGTGTATAGGTAGAGAAAAATACATTTCCAATCGAATTGAAATTGTGCAGTattcatttgtgtttgtgttacagAACTGCAGTGTTTTCCATCGCTATCAGTGCGTAACGCACGATTTGTTTATAAGAGTAATGGCTCCGAAAGTGTAGTAATGTTGGTCTGTGACACAGGCTACTCTGCTGACGGCACTTTGCAAGCCATGTGCTCCAGTAGTGGACGGCGGCTGTATGTTCAACATCCAAGAAGTTGTATGGGTATATTGCATTGTAAAAGGTGCTTCTTTTGCTGAGCGATCGCAGCCATACCTGTTGTTACTGTAGCTATTCGGTGCTCTCGGCCGAATCTACTGAATGGAGCGACATTGATGACGGATGTCATGCTAGGGAGTACGGTCACATTTTCATGCAATATTGGTTACAGGCTAGTGGGAGAAACGCGTGCTATATGCactgaaaatagaaattggaGTCCAGCTATTCCTACTTGCGTCAGACAAGGTTAGTTTTGAGTATAAATCTATTTAAAAAGATgtaacacatacacacacacacgcacgaacacatacacatacgcgcacgcacgcacatacgcaCTCCCCTTAAGCCATAAACCGCCCATCTGATGGCGTGTCTTAGCTAGAGTCACTACGCACACTAGCTAGTACTGTTCAGCTCTTATATCTACAGCGAGTATCTTGTCTTCTTCCGGTTTCATGTTGTCATGTGTGATCAAGATGGCGGACGTCAGCGAGTTTCGCATGTAGCAGTTTAGCTCCAGAAATGACTTGCTTACTCTCAAACTGTAGTCTTCGTTCCGGTGATGTTTGATCACTTCGTTGGCTTGTCGTAACTACAGGATATTAGTTCTTGCTTGACAATGTCTTCGTGAAACGGAAGCAATCCATAGCTTTGCTTGCAGCCATATGTATTGAAGATCCGTAAGAACAGCACGGGCTGCAAGCACCCAGTGCGCATACAGCAATGTGAGTCCAATTGCGGGTGCTTTGCATAGAGTAATAAAAGCATGTGGCCGAATAACGTCGCATTACGCCGGCTGTGTGGCTCCTGTGTACTCTGATGTTAAGTAGAAAAAGGATGGAGGAATGAGTAGCAGAAGTCATATAGAAGCCGGACTTCAATTCGAACAGGAACCGTAACGCAGTCCATGTACCACCATCATACCTTtgggaacacacacacacacacacacacacacacacacacacacacacacacacacacacacacacacacacacacacacacacacacacactcacacacacacacacacacacacatacacacacacacacacacacacacacacacacacacacacacacacacacacacacacacagcacacaacaGAACATTACAAAACACACGAATCTAGAGAGACACAGGGACGATAAACAGGAGGGAGAAGAAGGAAGGAAAAGTAGATGAAACATGAGGATGAACGGAGGAGGGAGACGGGGGATAGTTAGGGTACAATAGACAAAGGGTTGTGGAGGGGACGCCGAAGTGaggaatatatatatatatatatatatatatatatatatatatatatatatatatatatatatatatatatatatatataaacagaGCGAGAGAGTGAAGGATGGAGAGAGGGAGGAAGCTAGAGAATAATCGAGGAAGCAAAGACGGAACTTTTGTTTTTTATCTTTTTGTGTTACTTCCTATATGCTGGAATCCTATAACTTGTACTAATTCATAACTAATTCAGGTTGTGAAAGTCCGTTTGCTAATCGTGAAGTTTGAAAAAAAGGCACTCCTTGACTGTACTCATTGCATTGCAGTGTCCACATGAACACTAGTCTGTGTTGTGCCTCATTTGATTTTTTTAGATGTTCAGTATCTAATACACTATCATCTTCTGCACTTAGAGTTTCAAGCTCGTCTGAGTCTACCTCAGATTCGTATAATTATGGCAATATCTGCTCAAATGAAGAACCCGCACTCTGCCATGACAGCagaaaacaatttaaaaaCCGCTACTATGAAAAAACAGCGCTGAGTGGAGTGCCGACTAATTGGAGGAGGCCAACCTCATGTGTAACGTCTCATACACATGACAAACGTTTTCAAAACAGAGCTTAAAAGACTGAGAAATCGCACTCATTTTTGGTTCACAAGAGTAACACCAACCAAAGAAACCCAGTACTACCCTAACTAATTAAGTTTAACAAGTGtactaaacaaataataaagaACAAAAACATTACAGTAAGTTTGGGGTCCTAGTTTacttttaatcaataaatcacaactagCTACCTTATATCTCACAATCTTTAACTTGAAAAGTtcacaggtatcggtcttccttgctaaacCGCAATGATTTAGTCTGAAAGAAACATACGGGTATTAAACACGCCTACacaaaaaattttaattcttTATTTCTTCTTTATGGTAGAAGTgtgcagtaaacggttactaGGAGTTGTGTCCAGGCGTGACAGTTTTCATttgagagattgttgattttggtgagagttctcatTTAAACTCGACGTGCTTAACGGTCAAGTTTAAAAAAAGTCTTGAACCCCAGGGCCACTCAACTTCACATTCATTCAAATTAACGTAGATGCAAAATACAGGGCAATTTTTGATAGGGATGCCCACAGGTTCTTAATGGCATCTTCGTACCAATAAATGTTCCCTAATAAAAAATACCGCAGTTGCGTCATGAGACCTGGAATATCACCAAAGGTTTTCAAGAGATCCATCAACACTCATGAAAAGAGAAGATGCCCATGTTTGTCCCTTGTTGAGCTCCTGCGGCAGAGTCCATGACCTTTGCGTACAAGCCAGAACTTTTTAGCACAGTGATAAGTCCATTGTACCCAAGCAAGATGTTGCGGTAACTTAATCTAAACTTTTTTGAAAAAATGGTATACTGCGATATCCATTGAAGGCATTCCGCATGTCCAATTTTGCACAGCAAAAAACTGTCGTTACGATAAAGGGTTAGGGTTCGGGTTAAGGGTTAGGGTTTTTCCATATCCAGATTGCCATATCCATTTACCATATCAATTTTCCATTTGGATCTTCTATATCCAAACACAATCCCTTTACCGAACATTTACTCTAAGGACATGGATGTATTTAACCTTTTAGAAACTATAGTGTTTTTTGCTATCTCTGGAAAAGAAGGTGCAAAATGCCAAGGGTATTGGAAGTGGTGTGCGCTGACATTTGTAGCGGACAAATCTAAAGTTAACATGTCGACATTTGGTTGGAGCGAAAAACGTAGTCCTTATATACAACACTATTATCCGCAAAACCACTTGATATCGAACTGTTTCTTTGAGATACGGACATATTACGTTTATGTATAGACAGGGGTGAGCTCCAACGTGTCTGATGATACGGTTTGAGTGTACATTTAGGTGGCACATAAATATTAGTAGACTTACTTTGATTTTATATATTAGggattttctactagcagtTCAACGTGGCGTCTGCATGGCACTTCATAATATAGTTGTCATATACGTAATATGCTTGTATATATAACGATGGTCGTGTACTGAGGTTTGTTGCAATACAGTATACAGTAGCATATGTTCAGTATCGAGTTTCTTGTTCAAAACGGTGTCAATACGTATAAGCTTATCCTGGATAAGCAATCAAGTGTAATTGAAATGTTAGTAAATTACAGCTTATCCTTTTGCAATGTACACTTTGGAAAATTTTTAGTAGTGGCTACATCTGAATAATTTAAGCCTAAATGGTGTGTATTTGCCTTGATTGCAGTTGTTTCTACAACTTTCAAGAATGCAAGGCATTTACTTTCATCCTTTCAGGACAATTTCTTCAACCGTTTAATCACATTCACAGCTGCCGCTCAACCTGTCGGCCAGATCGAAAGCAAGTTAACTTCGCCCAGTGATGGAGGGATGAACGTTGCGTTAGATCTAATTTTTGTGATGGACACATCAGCAAGCATTACTCGACGACAATTTGAAAAAACTTTAAAACCGTTTCCAAATATGGTTGCTCGATATTTTCCCGTTTCGCCATTGCGTACGAATGTAGGCGCTATTGCATTTGGCTATAACATTTACATCATTtcaaatttgacagacaattTCGATGACTTCAATCGCTCGGTTAGCAACTTTGTTTATAAGAACGACGGCGGTACTAATACTGGTCAAGCACTCTTACGGGCAATAGAAATGTTCAAGACATCTGAGAAATCATTGGCATATACAAAGCGTGTTGTGATCTTGTTAACCGACGGTTATAGGAACATGGGTCCGAGCATTGCAGCTACCGTCAAACGTTTAAAGAAGAACGTAATAGAAGTATTCGCTTTTGGAATAGGATCGGATGTTAATAAAGTGGAGTTACACACTCTTGCTTCTTCACCAAGTCACAGACACGTTTTCCTTGTCAAATCGTTCCGCTTGTTTCGCAACTTTACGTTAAGCATCGTTCCAAGTAAGAAAGCTAATTTACTCTATATATGCTTGAGATCTATTAAAATGTTTGTCTAACTGGAGCTTGTTCATGACAGAGCCGATAACCGAGCAATGTGGTATCTCTGGGTTTCCTGGATTTCATTCTCGAATATACGCGGGAGATAAATCGGCACATGGTGCATGGCCATGGATGGCGGCCATTTATAAATTCAATTCAATGTCAGTATGGCAATTTATTTGTGGAGGTTCTCTTATTAACAACCGATGGATCGTAACTGCCGCTCATTGTGTTTTTGATGACCGAGGAACTTCTAAAGAAATAATGAGAGTTCAACTTGGCAAACAATATTTGTATGTAAACAACCCACACGAACAGACTTACATGACAAATGTCAGCAGAGCCATAATAACTAAGGCATTTAACCCAGTCACTCACAACGATGATTTTGCTTTGCTACCTCTAAACAAAAACGTTACTTTGAACAGATTTGTCCGACCAATCTGTTTGCATCAGCATCCCATTTACTACCAAAACTCTTCAAACCTTTATGTCGGTCGGAGGGCTATTGTTATCGGATGGGGAAGATACGTTTCATCTCACCTTGCGTTATCTGCCGTTTTGAGAGAGACTACAGTTACTATTCAAAATAAATCACATTGCGATCAACTCTATTTGTACGGAAATCTTACAGACAGTATGCTATGTGCTCGAGGCAATCAATCAGATGCTTGCAAAGGAGATAGTGGAGGTCCCATGATGTGTCAGAACAGCAATACCAATCGATTTTTTCTTTGCGGAATAGTCAGCTTTGGCTTCTCCAAGATTTGCTTTTCAGGACACGGTGTATACACAAATATTTTGAAGTTTGTTAGTTCTGTTGTGATTCCAACTGTCAATAATAACAGTATCGTTAGAGGCAGCTAGAATACCAGTGGATGTGAAGTTATGAACACATACGCCTGCTTTGCGTATTTAGAAATGGATTGCATACGCtagatgtgttgtgttttgcTTGCTACGTTTTGCAAGAGTTGATGTAAGCAATTATTTGTATGGATGTGACGTTTCATGATGTACATGATATAGTAAGTGACCACTGCAAAGTGTTCTGCAAGACGATTCTCGAcatatacagtacacacaacTTGATAGACAGTCCAGAAGCCGTCTGAATTTCTGTTTACTTTTCATACTAGTCTTGTACATGCAATTATGCATAGCTGTGGAGGTCGGAACGTAGTAGTCAACAGAaatgttaataataataacgtgtgtaatatatatatatatatatatatatatatatatatatatatatatatatatgcctaTTTTTATCGTTGGCGTTTGCGTATATCTGGTAATAGTATGCAAACGTTAAACGTCAGAGACTGCTATTTCCAGGACAAGTCTCTCTTAATCCTCCTGTGCGCCACTTAATTATTTTGTAGAACACTGAGTCTGCTCCAGCGATCTACTGTGGCCAGAGCAACGGCGACGACAGAGGAGCGGACACGGGAGGTCCCATCAGTACATTAGCCGTTGATCCTAAATTCAAAGCACAGTCAAAAAGCCATTTGTTCAAAAGAGTTAACTGTTTATAAGTTCCTTGTCTAAAGGAATTACGATCATGCCTAACCCGTACTTGAACTTCTGACCCAAGGTTCCATGGCTTTTACAAGCACCGATTGAGCTACAAGGTAATATACATACGTAAACATATAATATTACATACATTTGGGGGTCTGGCTGGGCGAGGCGTTTAGCGCGACTACAGTCATTATTTTGACGACAATGATGGCATGGTATGGCTATTTGCTAGCGTTTTGTGATTGGCACTTTAGGATTAACCTGAAAGTTTTATTTCAAAAGTCAATCATCTCTAGAATCTTGAGATGGTTGTATGTAAGATACGGTATCGGTTGAGTCACTGTATGGCAAGTAGAAACACTGCGGTGCATTATGCTATATTGCAAGCTAGCTAAAGAATAACCTTTGTGCGCATTCGTTACTCAAAAGGTTGCAGACAAAGTTGCGAGAGCAAGTGAACGCCGTTGCGATATTAAATGGTCTACATGTTCAGCAAGCTAGTATAGAAAGTTATCATGTTCGTAAGCTGCTTTCAGAAGAGATGAGTATTACTTTAATACCACAAAACGGACCAATGAAGTCGTCAATGGGTCTTTTCCTATTATAGACTAGAATTGGAAACATTTTATAGAAGACGCTGACATCGATATCAATTAAGCGTGCATGTTGTGATGACCGTTTCCATGCACGCTTGGCAGCGTCTTCGACTCGAGCTCGTTGATCAAGATCTGCCAATTAGAAAGTTTGGTTTTAATGTTATTGACACTATAAAGGCAGTTAGGACACACCAACCTGGCACACGTATCACCCAAGGATTTGTCATCACTTTCTTAGCTGTAGCTGTTTCTTTAAGTCAGTAAGATAATAATGTGATAGTCTATGGAGGTTGTTGTGAAGAGAAATTGAGATCACGGGCTCAGGCATGCAAAGTCCTAAATTGATGAATTGGTTGTAGGATTTTTTGTACAACCGTTGCTagacaattaataattaagccAAAAGAATTAATATTAGCAACTGCCAAAAATTTGTCGTTTTAGAGACTGGCACCTTGATCAAAGGAAAAACGGCCACTTTTaataaacaaagacacagGATAAAGTAAAAATTCTGCATCTAGTGGAGCTTAACTCTAGTAAACTGTATAGACAATAACACTACGTAAATTGACTTATACAACGATACAGCAGCTCAACGTTAGCCGCTTTATTGGTTGTTGGCAACCATCGCCGTCTGACTCAACTTaacatattatataattacGTACTCTCGCGCGTTATAAAACGGTCACTACATACTGATTTTGGGTGTGCATATCTGACATCACGTTCTACGAAAGATGCAAATCAAATCAACGCTTCAACGTGCAAGTGGCAAACGGTTGCCCAGTAGGCAGGCTAGCAGCTCGATGCTGCATGCGAACAACCATACAACCTAGAACCATCAAATCTACTCACCGTGGGAACTTGCAACCTTTTTTTAGATCCGAGACCACAAAATAGCAAATGCTGGAACTTTACACCTCTTCATATTACTATCTTACTGACAGTGTGCAGTCATGTTGTCTCAAAGCCAGCAACAGGTAAGCGGGCTCTTTGTGGACGATATCACAATACctatacttaattaagtaggtGTACCAACCGCTAGTGTTGGAGGTGAACGGTGAAATGGGGGTGGAGCGTTGAGAAAAAGCGAGTTGAACTAGATGCCACACACTTTGGTAGAGTATTTCTAGTGCATACTTCTTGAGGGTTTTGTCGCATATCTAGAATAGAATATAGTTGTAGTTGCTTGCActttgtgctgtttgtgtagACTCATAAAAGAGCACATTTCGATGTTGTCTTAACAATTTTtgttaaatttaatatatgcattacaaataatttatagGTGTATATTTTTAGTCTATTATATAGGTATACAGTATATCTTATATTATCTGTTATTAATTACTGTCTCTTGcataattataaatccaccctacctgttgtacattttattgtgtttttgaCCGTCTAGTTAGTCACAGAGAAGCTTCTAAGTTATATtttcattacaaaattatttgctGTTTATCTAAGTCTAAATTCAATCTCCTTCACACCTTGACTAGAGAATTTAAAGTTGCCAAGTTGGGGAAAACATCATTATCTTCGTAAATCTTGTCTGCGCATGTGCTGTAAAGTGAATATTTTATCAtagtaaacaaatttgtggcgtttagtgtaattggtttcTAAGCAAGAACTCGTTAATATTTACACACTACTTTCTAGCATTTCGTCCAACCGCGTTTAGCTCTACGTATCGCTTCTACGCGACGGGGAAGACTGTTAACTAAAGTCTGTACAAGATCAACAGGAATTGACGCCCACGCTGTCTGCACCGCCGCCCAGAGATCGGCTGTTGTTCGAGGGTGCAGACGATTTACCCTCACTTTCAGCCAGAGCCACAGATGTTCTATTGGAGAGGCGTTTGGAGAGCGAGACGGCCACTCAAGAACATTGACGTCATTAGCACGAAGCGACTCTCTCGTCGAAACGCAGTGTAGATTTTTACGAGGTCGTCGAGCGTTGAGACCTTTCTCTGACAGGCGTCTACTAATGAGAGAATGTGACACAGGTTGGCCAGTCACGACAGTCAAGTCTGCTTGAAGCTCTCGCAGAGTGACTTGGCGATCTCGAAGAACAGCAAATTCGATGTTGGTCAGTtcgagttgttgtttttctacCTCGGCCTGGTCTTCTTTTGTAGTTGATGCTGCCATTTTGAAGGCGTCTGATGACATTCTGAATCACTCAACGAGAGACTCCTACAACTCCTGCCACTTCACGTTCTGACAACTCGTTCTCAAGATGGACTTCTATTTCTTGTAGAGTCACGGGGCTGCACTACTTTCCTTGAGGCATGATTACACACGAACAACGCAAAGAATCAATTCAAGGACGGAAATTGGAAAAAAATTATAACTGAACTGTAGGGTTGCCGACGTTCGCCGCTCTGTGAACTCCAACAGCGTATAGAAACAGGACAATTTGGCGCCATTGTCTCAACTTGCACTATTCTGAGCCATCACAGAatataaccggaagtaaaGAATTTAGGAATTTCTACGTTATACAGTAAGAAATAACATTGAAGCCAACAGTTTTGCGTCTTGTAATAATTAGTGCATAGATTtagtgcttttgtttgttttctcaaACAATTACAGATCATAAGAATGAGTTTGTTACATCATAAACAATTTGCTCATTTGCTGCCAAACAAAGACGAAACGGCAATTTATAGCAACTTAACGATGAATTTAATGTTAGGTTCTCTCAGTATTAGAAAGCATACGAAGGAAACTGTTTAGATTGGACATTTGTGGTTTACTGCCAGACAAACGCACTTGGATTTCTTTAGTGAAAGACgaacaaaattatttagttGTAGCTCTAACTCTAAGAACACGAGTATTGCTATATGTTGGTAGTTCAAAGTAATCATGAAAGGAACTCCTGGTATCATTTTACACCATTCACACATTTTGTCCGTCACGTGAGTAGGGTGGATTTATAATCTTGCAAGAGTCTGTATTACTTGTCTATATGATATGCATTTGCATTTCTTAAAATGATATTCCTGCAGTTTCGGGTGCTTGTAGGCGTGGTCGTATTAGGTGACTTGCTGCGGAAAATAATATAAAGATGAAAATAACGAATAACAGATGTTTTACTTTTAGTTTGGTTAGTGCATGGTAATTCGTGATCACGTATATCGTAATTGAGCTTACTGAATCAAAACCCGGAAGCGCACTGCAACACCCTAGTCTTTCTAAACGTCCAAACGATATGAAATTAAAAGACagaacttaattaatttagctacTTAAGCAATGAAGACTACTGACCATGCAACCATTTGTAACATATCGCCATGTGTTGCAGAAACGTTGTAATGTTTGTTCTTTTGTGCCAGAAGCAGACTGTGTCAGTGCGTCTTATTATAACACAACTATAtagtaaacacaaaataaacgGCTGCTGTTTCAGCTTCTTACGGTGCATGGAAATGCCACATATCGTCAGGTAGGTGATGATAGTTGGCACAGTACCATGCTTGGGACtggtaatattaattaaggaaattcCCGGAGTCCGGCCCAAGAGAAAAGCGTGACCACTAAAAATGGAAGTAACAATTCACGAGGCAGCGCTCACTTTTTACAGACACGCCCACGGTTATCGGCTTTTAATTGACtaatacggtagaatcagggGCAGACCCAGACTGGAAAAatggtggtgtatatactatatacagtaTTTTCTCCTACCACGTATTTACAGTTCAAAAATTATGAACActcctacaaatgatgggctatagcccggtctagcccataTCACTCTACGCCCTTGCGGCCGACCTGATGACCGTCTCCTTCAGGACGGCATGGTACATGTATGAGCATACTGCCGCTCCGATTCTAGCGCTGGGGTCATACTTTCCCTCCGGCAAGTCTGGCGTAGCTTGTCCTGTGAAGGTATCTGGCGGCGAAGTTACCTGATGACACTAGACGTTGAAGATCCGACAAATGTAAGAAAGCAAATATTTCTAACAACGATAGATTAGTTGACCCCACCCAGAGTCGTGAGCGCTATGGTTACCGCTAACGTGCGTTGTGGCTATGGGCAGAGTTATACACACAAAGCACCAAATTTAATTGACACCGTAGGCGTGTAGCGGTCATTGTAACAATTGCAATCTTCAGCTTCAAAAGCGATTTGCTGTCCCTTACCCTCCAACTCATGCATATCTTCGTTGGTATTCCAACATGAAAGGCCGAGGGTCGGAGTCCCGGTCTGATGACCGTCTCCTGCAGTACGGTACGGTATACACACATGTGCTTACTTGGACTTCGATCCCCGCATCGCGACCAGACTTTCCCTCCAGTAAGTCTGGCGAAGTTTGTCCAGTTGCGGcaaagttatatatatatatatatacctggTGATTTGCAAAGTTGAAGAAGAAGCTTTCTAGGTATTAACTGCGTATTTGAGTTTCTGTTAACTGTCTTTCTGGGTTTTACTTCGCACTCTTGATTAATTCTGTGCGAAGAACGGACACCTCAGTTATGATATGCATACAAAAACCCTATACCTATCTCTAGTTACTGCTTCTGTTTGCCTTAgatttgacaaaattctaGCGCTTTTCGATGTATTCGATCCAAATCTATTGACTTCGATGGCAGCTGGCGGTCCGTGTTCCCAACCACGAAAGGCTGGCGACGTCGACGTGAAGATGATTCATGCCAGTCACTCAACCGTTTATTCTCAAATTTGCCAATTGCATCCTCCCTTTTCAAACGCAAAGACCATGTCATCTTTGACGTCACGTAATGCCACTATCTCGATCATCATGTCGAGCAAGTCGCATGAAATATGTCAAACTATATATGAATCGAAATATTTGATATGCAGAGACGCAAATACACAGAAAAcagatttttatttttactatTTGTAGATAGACATTGTGACAAATGTTGTGCTTGCTGGCTAAACAATTTAAACAAAACACTTGAATGCAAACCCCTGCAGTTTGCGCTATAAAGATAACAAACACTGTAGCTGCTTTACAGTTTGCAACGACCTAGCAAAACTTTACGTAATATCAAGATTTTTAGGTGATGTAAGACGATGGAGAAACGCATGTCAATCACATGATTCGAAACGTACCGAAGAAAGAGTGGTCAGAGTCGTATTCTATCCCGCCCGTCCTTACTGTTTTAACAGCTAGCTTGTCTCGTTTCTGCAGATTGATTATCCTGCCAATGTACACACTGAAAACATTTCCGTTATCTTGAGTCTCATGGTAACCACGAGCACTGTCAACGCCATTCACCACAATGTAGAAGTAGTTAAATCGGTAACTAGAAGACGTTCTTCCGAACAACAGTTTAGCGTACACGTAGTAGACGCCGTCAGTTGGTACAGTAAGGTATCCATTGGAGTAAGTCATTCCTCCACGTAACAAAGGAGAAAACAGATTTGAGCCGCTGCTTGTGCGCCAACGTGTTACAGGATTTTCTACAATTTAGTAAAAAAACATCAGTAACGTACAAATTTATCAACGAAAATGACATCATCATAAAACCAATTCAAATGGAATGACCTGGACTAAAACTACCCCTGTTCCCATTTCCAGACAAGTGAGCAGCTGGCTGGGTAGGAGTTGCAACATCCTGCAAATAGACAATATAACAACAATTTCGTGCAAATACACTTACAGAATCGTTAAAAGCAAAGATGGAAAGATTGACTTTTgcatatatttattaattaattaagtaaacttTATAAACAACTTTTATCATATAGTTGTAAGCTATACAACGCACCCGAATTTGACTTTCTAAAGCAGAAATctaaacaaataaaatcaaACTTTCTTCTCCACGCAGTCTCAATTTGACATCCATTACTTTCGTGTTTAACTTGGATTCCAGAGAAGCCAGTTGAATCTTGAACGCATCAACAGGATCACAACATACCTTCATAGTCGCTCTCGTTTCTTCATCGATCTAAAAGtatatacaataatat
The DNA window shown above is from Corticium candelabrum chromosome 13, ooCorCand1.1, whole genome shotgun sequence and carries:
- the LOC134188501 gene encoding complement C2-like, producing MLRFLLAVDPCSGNPLYLVGSSGWFRHGNAKVYSDCGWYLRGNIGLKMIVNFHTLHTANLGDFVTVHDRDSSGTVIALLDGNYENESVVSCSKSLFVRYISTYQLDFSDFVASFKSIDRITSPEYPQPYPVSTRRMWTVCALSSQPTYLDFTDFDLEELDSVVVTSSKQLNATLRGRLLPFRFVLTSITTLHFTSRSRSGEDSLRRFSAQILVPHLPIESCESLYIPYGQVNSTDTNVGTVVTVMCNTGYILVGSNRRECLSSQTWSGKSACIELQCFPSLSVRNARFVYKSNGSESVVMLVCDTGYSADGTLQAMCSSSGRRLYVQHPRSCMAIRCSRPNLLNGATLMTDVMLGSTVTFSCNIGYRLVGETRAICTENRNWSPAIPTCVRQDVQYLIHYHLLHLEFQARLSLPQILVSTTFKNARHLLSSFQDNFFNRLITFTAAAQPVGQIESKLTSPSDGGMNVALDLIFVMDTSASITRRQFEKTLKPFPNMVARYFPVSPLRTNVGAIAFGYNIYIISNLTDNFDDFNRSVSNFVYKNDGGTNTGQALLRAIEMFKTSEKSLAYTKRVVILLTDGYRNMGPSIAATVKRLKKNVIEVFAFGIGSDVNKVELHTLASSPSHRHVFLVKSFRLFRNFTLSIVPKPITEQCGISGFPGFHSRIYAGDKSAHGAWPWMAAIYKFNSMSVWQFICGGSLINNRWIVTAAHCVFDDRGTSKEIMRVQLGKQYLYVNNPHEQTYMTNVSRAIITKAFNPVTHNDDFALLPLNKNVTLNRFVRPICLHQHPIYYQNSSNLYVGRRAIVIGWGRYVSSHLALSAVLRETTVTIQNKSHCDQLYLYGNLTDSMLCARGNQSDACKGDSGGPMMCQNSNTNRFFLCGIVSFGFSKICFSGHGVYTNILKFVSSVVIPTVNNNSIVRGS